The Colletes latitarsis isolate SP2378_abdomen chromosome 14, iyColLati1, whole genome shotgun sequence genome has a segment encoding these proteins:
- the Eef2 gene encoding eukaryotic translation elongation factor 2, which yields MVNFTVDEIRTMMDKKKNIRNMSVIAHVDHGKSTLTDSLVSKAGIIAGAKAGETRFTDTRKDEQERCITIKSTAISMFFALDEKDLVFITNPDQRDKDEKGFLINLIDSPGHVDFSSEVTAALRVTDGALVVVDCVSGVCVQTETVLRQAIAERIKPVLFMNKMDRALLELQLDSEDLYQTFQRIVENVNVIIATYSDDDGPMGEVRVDPSKGSVGFGSGLHGWAFTLKQFSEMYAEKFKIDVVKLMNRLWGESFFNTKTKKWSKQKETDNKRSFCMYVLDPIYKVFDCIMNYKKDEADNLLQKLGIVLKPEDKDKDGKALLKVVMRTWLPAGEALLQMIAIHLPSPVTAQKYRMEMLYEGPLDDEAAIGIKNCDPNGPLMMYVSKMVPTSDKGRFYAFGRVFSGKVCTGMKARIMGPNFQPGKKEDLYEKAIQRTILMMGRYVEAIEDVPSGNICGLVGVDQFLVKTGTITTFKDAHNMKVMKFSVSPVVRVAVEPKNPADLPKLVEGLKRLAKSDPMVQCIIEESGEHIIAGAGELHLEICLKDLEEDHACVPIKKSDPVVSYRETISEQSNQMCLSKSPNKHNRLFMMACPMPDGLAEDIDNGDVNPRDDFKVRARYLNEKYDYDVTEARKIWCFGPDGTGPNILVDCSKGVQYLNEIKDSVVAGFQWATKEGVLSEENLRGVRFNIHDVTLHADAIHRGGGQIIPTTRRCLYACLLTASPRLMEPVYLCEIQCPEIAVGGIYGVLNRRRGHVFEEQQVAGTPMFVVKAYLPVNESFGFTADLRSNTGGQAFPQCVFDHWQILPGDPMEPSSRPYVVVQETRKRKGLKEGLPDLNAYLDKL from the exons ATG GTGAACTTCACAGTGGACGAGATACGTACCATGATGGACAAAAAGAAAAACATCAGAAATATGTCTGTCATTGCACACGTCGATCATGGAAAGTCAACTTTGACCGACTCCCTTGTGTCCAAAGCCGGTATTATTGCCGGTGCCAAAGCTGGTGAAACCCGTTTCACAGATACTCGAAAGGATGAACAAGAACGTTGTATTACAATTAAATCTAC gGCCATTTCTATGTTCTTTGCCCTTGATGAAAAAGATTTAGTTTTTATCACAAATCCCGATCAGCGCGACAAAGATGAAAAGGGTTTCTTGATCAATCTCATTGATTCACCTGGTCACGTAGATTTTTCTAGTGAAGTAACAGCTGCTCTCCGTGTAACTGATGGAGCTCTTGTGGTCGTCGATTGTGTATCTG GGGTCTGCGTACAAACGGAAACTGTACTTCGTCAAGCTATTGCCGAACGTATCAAACCTGTGTTGTTCATGAACAAAATGGACAGAGCGTTGTTAGAACTTCAACTTGATAGCGAAGATCTCTATCAAACTTTTCAACGTATCGTTGAAAACGTTAACGTTATTATTGCTACGTATTCGGATGACGATGGCCCTATGGGTGAAGTTAGA GTAGATCCTAGCAAAGGATCCGTAGGTTTTGGTTCTGGTCTTCACGGTTGGGCGTTTACGTTAAAACAATTTTCTGAAATGTAtgccgaaaaattcaaaattgatGTTGTGAAACTTATGAACAGATTATGGGGAGAATCATTCTTTAATACTAAAACCAAGAAATGGAGCAAACAGAAGGAAACGGACAACAAACGATCTTTTTGCATGTATGTTTTAGATCCAATTTACAAG gTATTCGATTGTATTATGAATTACAAAAAAGACGAAGCAGATAACTTGCTACAAAAATTAGGAATCGTTTTGAAACCAGAAGATAAAGATAAGGATGGTAAAGCACTCCTTAAG GTTGTCATGAGAACGTGGTTACCTGCTGGTGAAGCTTTACTTCAGATGATTGCCATCCATTTGCCATCTCCAGTCACTGCTCAAAAATACCGTATGGAAATGTTATATGAAGGTCCACTCGACGATGAAGCTGCCATTGGTATTAAG AACTGTGATCCAAATGGGCCACTTATGATGTATGTTTCGAAAATGGTACCAACTTCCGATAAAGGTCGTTTCTATGCTTTCGGTCGTGTATTCTCCGGAAAAGTATGCACTGGCATGAAAGCACGTATCATGGGCCCGAACTTCCAACCTGGCAAAAAGGAAGATCTTTATGAAAAAGCTATTCAGCGTACAATTTTGATGATGGGTCGTTATGTTGAGGCGATTGAAGATGTGCCTTCcg GTAATATTTGCGGACTTGTTGGTGTTGATCAGTTCTTAGTAAAAACTGGCACTATTACCACGTTTAAGGATGCGCACAACATGAAAGTTATGAAGTTCTCGGTCTCCCCTGTAGTGCGTGTCGCTGTTGAACCTAAAAATCCAGCAGATTTGCCCAAATTGGTCGAAG GACTTAAACGTTTGGCAAAATCTGATCCTATGGTACAATGTATCATCGAAGAATCTGGAGAGCACATTATTGCTGGCGCTGGTGAACTCCATCTTGAAATTTGTTTGAAAGATTTGGAAGAAGATCATGCTTGTGTACCCATCAAGAAATCTGATCCCGTTGTTTCTTACAGAGAAACGATTTCGGAACAATCGAATCAAATGTGTCTTTCAAAATCACCCAATAAACACAATCGTTTGTTCATGATGGCATGCCCCATGCCAGATGGTCTTGCTGAAGATATCGACAAT GGTGACGTTAACCCAAGGGATGATTTCAAAGTACGCGCTCGTTATTTGAACGAAAAGTACGATTACGATGTAACTGAAGCTAGGAAGATCTGGTGTTTCGGACCTGATGGAACTGGACCCAACATTCTTGTAGATTGTTCAAAAGGAGTACAATAtcttaatgaaattaaagattCTGTTGTAGCTGGATTCCAATGGGCCACGAAAGAG GGTGTTCTTTCGGAAGAGAATTTGAGAGGTGTACGTTTCAACATTCACGACGTGACACTACATGCTGACGCTATTCACAGAGGTGGTGGTCAAATTATTCCTACCACAAGACGTTGCCTTTACGCTTGTCTCCTCACTGCGTCTCCCCGATTAATGGAGCCAGTTTACTTATGTGAAATTCAG TGTCCGGAAATAGCCGTTGGTGGTATCTACGGAGTCCTTAACCGCAGAAGAGGTCATGTATTCGAAGAACAGCAAGTTGCTGGTACACCCATGTTCGTAGTTAAAGCATACCTTCCAGTAAACGAGTCCTTTGGTTTTACTGCGGACTTGCGTTCCAATACCGGAGGACAAGCTTTCCCACAGTGTGTATTTGATCATTGGCAGATCTTGCCTGGTGACCCAATGGAACCTAGCTCCAGACCTTACGTAGTTGTGCAG gaAACACGTAAGAGGAAGGGATTGAAAGAAGGTCTCCCAGATTTGAACGCATACCTTGACAAATTGTAA